In a single window of the Podospora pseudocomata strain CBS 415.72m chromosome 2 map unlocalized CBS415.72m_2, whole genome shotgun sequence genome:
- the SOD2_1 gene encoding Superoxide dismutase [Mn], mitochondrial (EggNog:ENOG503NZVT; COG:P), with the protein MVNFDNILKYLAVQAPLRAFSGEDFNATKMAVQEYTLPALPYAYNALEPHISAQIMELHHSKHHQAYVTNLNNALRLHVAAVGAGDIASQIEMQQVIKFNGGGHINHSLFWKNLAPAESEETKPEAAKELVAAVEKTWGSLDDFKKAFSSTLLGIQGSGWGWLVKDSANGLRIVTTKDQDPVVGQDVPVFGVDMWEHAYYLQYLNGKAAYVENIWNVINWKTAEERFLGTSEATKL; encoded by the exons ATGGTCAACTTTGACAATATCTTGAAGTATCTCGCCGTCCAGGCGCCTTTGAGGGCCTTCTCCGGCGAGGACTTTAACGCTACCAAGATGGCTGTTCAAGAGTACACCCTGCCGGCATTGCCATATGCTTACAAT GCTTTGGAACCACACATTTCAGCCCAGATCATGGAGCTGCACCACAGCAAGCACCACCAGGCCTATGTGACAAACTTGAACAACGCTCTCAGGTTGCacgttgctgctgttggcgcAGGCGATATTGCCAGTCAGATCGAGATGCAGCAGGTCATCAAGTTCAACGGTGGTGGGCATATCAACCACTCGCTGTTCTGGAAGAACCTCGCCCCAGCCGAGAGCGAAGAGACAAAGCCCGAGGCTGCAAAAGAGCTGGTGGCTGCTGTCGAGAAGACCTGGGGCAGTCTGGACGACTTCAAGAAGGCTTTCTCTAGCACCTTGCTGGGGATTCAAGGAAGtggctggggctggctggtcAAGGACAGTGCGAATGGGTTGCGGATCGTGACCACCAAGGATCAAGATCCGGTGGTTGGACAAGATGTTCCCGTGTTTGGTGTCGATATGTGGGAGCATGCTTACTATCTTCAG TATCTCAACGGAAAGGCTGCGTATGTCGAGAATATCTGGAACGTCATCAACTGgaagacggccgaggagCGCTTCTTGGGCACCAGCGAAGCTACAAAATTGTAA
- a CDS encoding uncharacterized protein (EggNog:ENOG503P7NW): protein MCGPETPSNLPRVGARVDFYSSSTRQSLGNLLFHNPSTPSSSSATHVRFSSPSSGSACSSRSSSPVPSKKDDEDVLVSIHVSGDMSKPIRESGLLQQFSLPSTSIEAHYEIALREELSLVVGIGIIGRRVSMTRGDEVLADGIIGFNALPESMASL, encoded by the exons ATGTGCGGCCCagaaaccccctccaacctccccagaGTCGGTGCTCGTGTAGACTTCTACTCGTCCTCCACCCGCCAATCGTTAGgaaacctcctcttccacaatCCATCCACTCCTTCCAGTTCAAGCGCTACCCACGTCCGGTTCTCGTCTCCTTCAtcaggctcagcctgttcTTCACGATCCTCTTCACCAGTGCCATCTAagaaggatgatgaagatgtccTAGTATCCATCCA TGTCTCGGGCGACATGAGCAAACCCATCCGAGAATCCGGACTGCTCCAGCAATTCTCTCTCCCAAGCACATCCATAGAAGCACACTATGAGATTGCGCTCCGAGAGGAGCTGTCACTTGTGGTTGGGATAGGCATCATCGGACGGAGAGTTTCCATGACCAGAGGCGATGAGGTGCTGGCTGATGGTATCATCGGGTTCAATGCGCTGCCGGAAAGCATGGCTTCTCTTTGA
- a CDS encoding uncharacterized protein (EggNog:ENOG503P02V; COG:S) produces MPIFANTPESRLGRSDSKDPGTTCRGITGSGRPCRRSLLSDDAPPPPKSKRNKLQVDDPSDPDLYCWQHKEQAAMSAHSSPGPKLSHTPILEGRTSIDTLAERLGLVKTHSEPRPSKYSGGYSQSAHPEKKKGITCCFCFTLPLDDLVPPPRPQPVPLQKPTSASVPYRPSGNKPSRPSSARPPSARPTSSQKKNHAALIPADAPPETAAKLAKELAKPFSENDDPGYIYIFWLTPESQPLTPAAETARSLLSPSARPSGSRTISDMLASFAAFIDDDDDDRPRPSSGNGRSSHTNKKILLKIGRATNVQRRLNEWQRQCGYNISLIRYYPYVPSNSTTTTERKVPHSHKVERLVHIELDGLGLRAGDRGKCEACGKEHREWFEVEASRKAVEVVDDIVRKWSDWDETQA; encoded by the coding sequence ATGCCTATCTttgccaacacccccgaaTCTCGCCTTGGCCGTTCCGACTCGAAAGATCCAGGGACgacatgtcgaggaatcACAGGCAGCGGCCGCCCATGTAGGCGCTCGCTCCTCAGTGATgatgcccctcccccgccaaagTCCAAGAGAAACAAACTCCAAGTCGACGACCCGAGCGATCCAGACTTGTACTGCTGGCAACACAAGGAACAGGCGGCCATGTCCGCCCACTCGAGCCCCGGCCCGAAGCTGTCTCATACACCGATACTGGAGGGACGAACGAGCATAGACACTCTTGCGGAGAGGCTAGGTCTCGTGAAGACACATTCTGAACCTAGGCCCAGCAAATACAGCGGCGGATACTCCCAGTCAGCGCAcccagaaaagaagaagggcatcacctgctgcttctgctttACACTTCCGCTCGACGATCTCGTgcctccccctcgccctcaGCCCGTGCCACTTCAGAAGCCTACATCAGCTTCGGTGCCTTATAGGCCGAGCGGGAACAAGCCCTCAAGACCAAGTTCGGCCAGGCCTCCTTCTGCGCGTCCGACATCTTCGCAGAAGAAGAACCATGCCGCGTTGATTCCCGCGGATGCGCCCCCCGAAACCGCCGCGAAGCTAGCAAAAGAATTAGCCAAGCCCTTCTCGGAAAATGACGACCCTGGCTACATTTACATCTTCTGGCTGACTCCAGAGTCTCAACCTTTGACCCCCGCAGCGGAGACCGCTCGTTCCTTGCTATCACCATCTGCTCGACCGTCAGGTTCCAGGACGATAAGCGACATGCTCGCCTCGTTTGCCGCCTTtatcgacgacgacgacgatgacagACCCCGTCCCAGCAGTGGTAATGGAAGAAGTTCGcacaccaacaagaagattCTGTTGAAGATTGGTCGGGCTACCAACGTCCAGCGCAGGTTGAACGAATGGCAGCGGCAGTGCGGGTATAACATCTCGCTTATTCGGTACTATCCGTATGTCCCGTCCAACAGCACAACTACGACGGAGCGCAAAGTACCTCATAGTCACAAGGTGGAACGCTTGGTGCACATTGAGCTAGATGGTCTTGGGCTGAGAGCTGGAGATCGTGGCAAGTGCGAGGCTTGTGGCAAGGAGCACCGGGAGTGGTTCGAGGTCGAGGCGAGCAGGAAggcggttgaggtggtggatgatatTGTGAGGAAGTGGTCGGACTGGGACGAGACCCAGGCTTGA